TTCAACCAGTCGTATTCAGGACACGATCTGTAATGATAAACGGCTTCGTAAAAAGTCCGTATACTGCGTTGCGCTTCAAAACTCGTCACTGCGACGTATCGTTAGATACGCCTCTTTCCTCATTATTTCTTGCGCGCCTTGCCTCCGGAGTTTTTTACAAACCCGTCTCCTGTTGCACTCATTTTCGACGTTATACGAGGTTGTCATGATACGGATACTGCGGCAGATATTTCGGACCGGCATGGTAACCGAGCCGCTCCAGCCGGATATTGAGGCAGAGATCCGGGAGGTCGGGACGCGCCTTGAGGAGGCGATCAGGAAGAGGTTCAGGCGGAGTCTTACGATCAGACAGGTGGATGCGGGCTCCTGTAATGGCTGCGAACTGGAGATCCATGCCATGAATAACCCGGTCTACAACTGTGAACGGTTCGGCATGCACTTCACCGCATCTCCGCGTTTTGCTGACCTTCTGCTGGTAACCGGCCCGGTAACGCATAACATGGCGATCGCGCTCCGGAGGACCTATGATGCAACACCTGCACCCAAGCTGGTCGTGGCAGTGGGCGATTGCGGATGCAACGGCGGTGTTTTCGGCCAGAGCTATGCTTCGCTGGGAGGTGTTGACAAGGTCCTCCCTGTGGATGCCTATATCCCCGGTTGCCCGCCGACACCAACAGCCTTATTAAACGGGATATTGAAGGCGCTCAGCTAAGATTATCTTGTTGCGTATTGAAGACTATCTGCAAGGGAAGCTTCAATGCAAAATGAAATGTTTCTTGACAACTCCTTTGTCTTCCGCTACGCTGATGAAAATACCAAAGCTCCAATTCCTTGGGAGGGGACGATGAGACATAAACCGCAATGCGGATGCCGCAATGTATCAAAAGCTGGTTCTTTTCCATTTTTGCTTCAATCTTCAATCACATTCCTTACCCAACGAGTCATTTAGAGGTTCGTTGAAAATCGCGCCCTCAAGTGAAGCGTTCTCCATTTGCCCGACGTATTGAGCGAATAATGATATTTTTTGCTATAAGGAGGAACAGGATGAGTTACCCGACAAAACATCTATTACGAACAAGATTACGCTTTATTGTGGCGCTAATATTCCTGGCAAGTTTATTCTTAGGTTTATCGTCAGCAAGGGCTGGCGATTTCCTCGGGGCAGATGGAGTAATATCACTTGTCAAGAAGGCAACCGGATCTGCCGATAAGCAAGCAGCTGATCCCGGCAAGGAAGAAGCAAAACGGATAATGCGTGATCTTGAGAGTTTCAAGATGGCCCGGGCCAAGCTTCCGGTAGCGGAAGCAGTTGAACGCTGGTTGAAATTTTACGACCGCTTTCGGATGTTGCCGCCGGACGCCTTGAAGTCACAGCGTATAAACCCTTATGCACCGCCAAGCGCTGATGAATTGTCGATGAGAGCCCTTATCTCCGCCATCCCGTCGCCTGCAGCGTGGGACGAACTGAAGGCTCATGTTCTCGTGCGACAAACGACAGACGGCGGTAATCAGGAAGTCGTGCTTCGAATGCTGGTATATTTTTTGACTCAGGACAAAGCAAATCTGGAAAAGGCAGTTGCTGAATTTAAAACAAATGCTGCTCTGGGCGGGAACCGCGCTTCGTCATATCCGCTTCGGGAGTTTCGTGTCGATATGCAATTGCAGAAAAATGCAAAACGGACTGATGCCATTGTGGACACTT
This DNA window, taken from Nitrospirota bacterium, encodes the following:
- a CDS encoding NADH-quinone oxidoreductase subunit B family protein, whose protein sequence is MIRILRQIFRTGMVTEPLQPDIEAEIREVGTRLEEAIRKRFRRSLTIRQVDAGSCNGCELEIHAMNNPVYNCERFGMHFTASPRFADLLLVTGPVTHNMAIALRRTYDATPAPKLVVAVGDCGCNGGVFGQSYASLGGVDKVLPVDAYIPGCPPTPTALLNGILKALS